A genomic stretch from Longibacter salinarum includes:
- a CDS encoding NADH-quinone oxidoreductase subunit B, with product MAGMTPSGGEGFFTTRVDAVLNWARSNSLMPMPMGLACCAIEMMAFAGPKYDAARFGSEAMRFSPRQADLMIVAGWCSYKMSHAIRRVWDQMPDPKWCIAMGACASTGGMHRCYGVVQGIDNFLPVDVYIPGCPPRPEAVLHALMDIQEKIRNEYSVLQDYTDGPLVERAPIVHENSSKFPGQLEKPKTPNFIVEAPGAKADDATRKSKTAPMKA from the coding sequence ATGGCTGGAATGACTCCGTCCGGTGGTGAGGGCTTTTTCACCACACGCGTCGATGCGGTTCTCAACTGGGCGCGCTCCAACTCGCTGATGCCGATGCCTATGGGGTTGGCCTGTTGCGCGATCGAGATGATGGCGTTTGCCGGACCGAAGTACGATGCGGCACGCTTCGGGAGTGAGGCCATGCGGTTCTCTCCCCGTCAGGCCGACCTGATGATCGTCGCCGGCTGGTGCTCCTACAAAATGAGCCACGCGATCCGCCGCGTCTGGGACCAGATGCCGGATCCGAAGTGGTGCATCGCGATGGGAGCCTGCGCGTCGACGGGCGGGATGCACCGCTGCTACGGCGTCGTTCAGGGTATCGACAACTTCCTGCCGGTCGATGTCTACATCCCCGGATGTCCGCCGCGGCCGGAAGCCGTCCTGCACGCACTAATGGACATCCAGGAGAAAATCCGTAACGAGTACTCGGTGCTGCAGGATTACACCGACGGCCCGCTGGTCGAGCGCGCACCGATCGTGCACGAGAACAGCAGCAAGTTCCCCGGTCAGCTTGAGAAGCCGAAGACGCCGAATTTCATCGTAGAAGCGCCCGGTGCCAAAGCCGACGACGCGACCCGCAAGTCGAAAACGGCGCCGATGAAGGCGTAG